One window from the genome of Lentisphaerota bacterium encodes:
- a CDS encoding response regulator transcription factor produces the protein MNKNASTRISILLADDHAVVREGLRKLLESESDIDIVGEAQTGRQAVALAKTLHPAVVLMDIAMPLLNGLEATRQIRQAVPNIRVLILSAHSDDAYVEQAIAFGAAGFLLKHASSHELSRAIRRTYQGETVFSPIIAKRLQRQQQESLDSRGLSKADTGRLSSREMEVLQRIAEGGANKQIAADLGISIKTVEKHRDHLMKKLDIHDTASLTRYAIAAGIIESSVQVTVV, from the coding sequence GTGAATAAGAATGCTTCAACACGCATCTCTATTTTGCTGGCGGACGACCACGCGGTTGTCCGCGAAGGATTGCGCAAACTGCTCGAGTCCGAGTCCGATATCGACATCGTCGGCGAAGCGCAGACGGGGCGTCAGGCGGTGGCGTTGGCGAAAACGTTGCACCCTGCGGTTGTCTTGATGGATATCGCCATGCCGCTGCTCAACGGGTTGGAAGCCACCCGGCAAATTCGTCAGGCTGTGCCGAACATCCGCGTGTTGATTCTCTCCGCGCACAGCGACGACGCCTATGTCGAACAAGCGATCGCGTTCGGCGCGGCTGGTTTTCTGCTCAAGCACGCCTCGTCGCATGAGCTGTCTCGCGCGATCCGCAGGACATACCAGGGCGAAACGGTTTTCAGTCCCATCATCGCCAAGCGACTCCAGCGTCAGCAACAGGAGTCTTTGGACAGCAGGGGCCTGTCCAAGGCCGATACCGGCCGTCTGAGTTCGCGCGAGATGGAGGTGCTCCAACGGATCGCCGAGGGCGGCGCCAACAAGCAAATCGCGGCCGACCTCGGCATCAGCATCAAGACGGTCGAGAAGCACCGCGACCACCTGATGAAAAAACTCGATATCCACGACACCGCCAGCCTCACCCGCTATGCCATCGCTGCGGGCATCATCGAAAGCAGCGTTCAAGTGACGGTCGTGTGA